A window from Chryseobacterium vaccae encodes these proteins:
- a CDS encoding T9SS type A sorting domain-containing protein: MRKLYMSALMICTVLSISAQEILWQKYLKSSTQDFLSQITPTIDQQYLITGSSIQTKSQQPAANKQNNGYDFHLVKLNQQGEQVWEKYLSGQNHDYLSASVSTQEGGFLIAGTSYSGKGLDKKEESKGGSDLWLVRLNEFGDELWQKTLGTASDEEARAVVQTTDLGFFVAGNVQNSSKGYGSKDAWIIRLDKNGKELSQVILGGKGLDEVEKMIPTKDGGALLGIYSRSSIGGSKKTENSGEGDYWIVKLDKNGKVEWEKNYGGKGDDHLRTLALTSTGYLIGGESRSERSGNKTVGIEDGTDLWLLALNERGEEQWQKSYNFKNRDILMGMSVIHSADDKTSKGILLGGYTQAEGRIEKDDETFWMLYLDQQGNEQWRKHITGENRKKEERLSDIKLNRDGSIILAGTSAEELGKENWKIVKLGDSQIDKLIQKQDIKIYPNPVSDYAYVEIGVDFSESDILVYDMGGRQLQSVKTKNKVTKINTQPLVQGAYLVVIKTDTNKTANAKQIKK, translated from the coding sequence ATGAGAAAACTCTACATGAGTGCATTAATGATATGCACGGTCCTGAGTATATCAGCCCAGGAAATTCTCTGGCAGAAATACCTCAAATCCTCCACTCAGGATTTCCTAAGCCAGATTACCCCCACTATTGATCAGCAGTATCTGATTACCGGAAGTTCCATCCAGACAAAAAGCCAACAGCCAGCTGCTAACAAGCAAAACAACGGCTACGATTTCCATTTGGTTAAACTGAACCAGCAGGGTGAACAGGTCTGGGAAAAATACCTTTCAGGACAAAATCACGACTATCTTTCCGCTTCTGTTTCTACCCAGGAAGGCGGTTTCCTTATTGCCGGAACTTCGTATTCGGGAAAAGGACTGGATAAAAAAGAAGAATCCAAAGGCGGATCCGACCTCTGGCTGGTAAGATTGAATGAATTCGGGGATGAATTATGGCAGAAAACATTAGGAACCGCTTCCGATGAAGAAGCCAGAGCAGTCGTTCAGACTACAGACTTAGGATTCTTTGTGGCAGGTAATGTTCAGAACTCTTCCAAAGGTTATGGCTCTAAAGATGCCTGGATCATCAGACTGGATAAAAATGGGAAGGAACTTTCGCAAGTAATCTTAGGCGGAAAAGGACTGGATGAAGTAGAGAAAATGATCCCCACAAAGGATGGAGGCGCTTTGTTAGGGATTTATTCAAGAAGTTCAATCGGAGGCTCGAAGAAAACCGAAAACTCAGGAGAAGGCGATTACTGGATTGTAAAGCTGGATAAAAACGGAAAAGTAGAATGGGAAAAGAACTACGGAGGAAAAGGTGATGATCATTTAAGAACATTGGCTTTAACATCCACCGGCTATCTTATCGGTGGAGAATCACGATCCGAGAGATCAGGAAACAAAACCGTAGGAATAGAAGACGGAACCGATTTATGGCTTTTAGCTTTAAATGAAAGAGGAGAAGAACAGTGGCAGAAATCCTACAACTTCAAAAACCGTGATATCCTGATGGGAATGAGTGTGATTCATTCCGCGGATGATAAAACGTCCAAAGGAATTTTGCTTGGTGGTTACACCCAGGCAGAAGGAAGAATAGAAAAAGATGATGAAACGTTCTGGATGCTGTATCTGGATCAGCAGGGTAATGAACAGTGGAGAAAACACATCACGGGAGAGAACCGGAAGAAAGAAGAAAGACTTTCAGATATTAAACTGAACAGAGACGGTTCCATTATTCTTGCCGGCACCAGTGCTGAAGAACTCGGAAAAGAGAACTGGAAGATTGTGAAGCTTGGAGACAGCCAGATCGATAAGCTGATCCAGAAGCAGGATATCAAAATTTATCCAAACCCTGTCTCGGATTATGCTTACGTAGAAATAGGTGTTGATTTTTCAGAATCCGATATTCTGGTGTATGACATGGGCGGAAGACAGCTTCAGAGCGTGAAGACGAAGAATAAAGTCACCAAGATTAATACTCAGCCACTGGTTCAGGGGGCTTACCTGGTGGTGATCAAAACAGATACCAATAAAACAGCAAATGCAAAACAGATAAAGAAATAA
- a CDS encoding RHS repeat domain-containing protein, whose product MKKYLQIQNKHHGTKRLKGAVFFFMISTNLCGQQSLGSNNNLDKIIPSTPETYSIFKAGDFPVDYRTGKLNISIPIYSINTSGLSIPIHLTYNTGGIKVDETSGTVGLGWTLAIPNSISVEQHGRSDVMNYTKWFPANPFDHVYTDINLESLPVDVRTKLYNLYDGLQDMQPDIFHYNLPTISGSFIMDSNGGFHTIPYDNIKISYSDTDKRFQITDPKGIIYTLGRGNTLSSTTGPSVDSSVSSFFLENIKLPTNEEISFKYEKRMTYQTTTHSYQDVYAPIEGYEISCRGAVEDTHATTINQYRDILLTEIKYGNETVKFNYKNTIDGVLGRKDVNGANPENTFAIDQILINNSAGNTIGNYKFNHTYFGSGIGTDYRNYRLKLTRIDNILENSKHIFEYNEAYKPAIESFAQDIWGYYNGNDTNRGLIPNLRYFNINYIKGGDRGVYSDYSQAFILKKVLYPTGGSSSFTYENNTIWDKLVIPQRQAVEYGTINNYYDNTQNEYDIITKITPSNEYFYFDVDPSSNSEELWCEFRNSCSNEIPNQIPENGSSSGFAYLDELINNQWKTVATFSGQDGEAQLTDPNFFLHPQAPKRIRTVRNGNCSVALRFYKVKNIKNNNQNNPVGGVRIKSVEDFDGSITYTKRQFEYYNPNLSGKRSSAYFASPLEFVKGTYKVIRNTGYDHDILCNPYVLSADQAINSSLSGKDVVNYEYVTEHTLGKGKKLFKYSYTDNPMDITSLDGNGFNPYKLSNTSLLSETSYSLNANNPLREVIYSYTPTYFKNALSSNYSSGNGGQVIPSTIMGIYLMWKGGPTIQTAWYTTKILAHYPIESGKFLLDEVTTKDYINGKILTSKVNNEYSINDIQKPINLLKQINILTHNEPIETIYSYAHEKGNQLMIEKNMIGIPLETTVKQTINGMTKTLSKTETIYPSSLPHAVAGNLVLPLSLQSYDIQNPSAAHTEVTYDRYDSKGNILQYTTKDGISTAIIWGYNSTQPIAKIEGIKYTDIPSSLVTGIITASDNDNIPPQGVSAEQAELNLLAALDSFRNHASLTGYQITTYSYDPLIGVKSITPPSGIREVYLYDAANRLKEVREHSPGGRIIKEYQYHYKN is encoded by the coding sequence ATGAAAAAATATTTGCAGATTCAAAATAAACACCATGGAACAAAACGGTTAAAAGGTGCGGTTTTCTTTTTTATGATTTCAACGAACCTTTGCGGACAACAATCGCTGGGCAGCAATAACAACCTTGACAAAATTATTCCCTCTACTCCTGAGACTTACAGCATTTTTAAAGCTGGAGACTTTCCGGTTGATTACAGGACAGGGAAGCTCAATATATCCATTCCTATTTACAGTATTAATACCAGTGGATTATCAATCCCTATTCATTTAACCTATAATACAGGAGGGATAAAAGTAGATGAAACCTCTGGTACAGTTGGTTTAGGGTGGACTTTAGCCATTCCCAACAGTATTTCAGTGGAGCAGCATGGGAGAAGTGATGTAATGAATTATACCAAATGGTTTCCAGCAAATCCTTTTGACCATGTATATACAGATATCAACTTAGAATCTCTGCCGGTTGACGTCCGTACAAAGCTTTATAATCTATATGACGGTCTTCAGGATATGCAGCCTGATATTTTCCATTATAACCTGCCTACAATTTCAGGTTCTTTTATCATGGATTCCAACGGAGGTTTTCATACAATCCCTTATGACAATATAAAAATTTCTTATTCAGACACTGATAAAAGATTCCAAATAACAGATCCAAAGGGAATTATTTATACTTTAGGACGTGGGAACACTCTGTCGTCAACAACGGGGCCGTCTGTAGACTCCTCAGTATCTTCTTTTTTCCTTGAAAATATTAAACTTCCAACCAACGAGGAAATTTCTTTCAAATATGAAAAACGAATGACTTATCAGACTACCACACATAGCTATCAGGATGTATATGCTCCCATAGAGGGATATGAAATTTCCTGCCGGGGCGCGGTAGAAGATACTCATGCAACAACTATTAACCAATATAGGGATATTTTGCTGACGGAAATAAAATATGGCAATGAGACTGTAAAGTTTAATTATAAAAATACGATTGACGGGGTACTGGGAAGAAAAGATGTTAATGGGGCAAATCCAGAGAATACTTTTGCAATAGATCAGATACTCATTAACAATTCGGCTGGAAATACCATTGGGAACTACAAATTTAACCACACTTATTTTGGTTCTGGAATTGGCACGGATTACAGAAACTACAGACTGAAACTAACCAGAATAGATAATATTTTGGAAAATAGCAAGCATATCTTTGAGTACAATGAAGCATATAAGCCTGCTATTGAAAGCTTTGCACAGGACATTTGGGGGTATTATAACGGAAATGATACAAATAGAGGGCTTATCCCCAATCTTCGCTATTTCAATATCAATTATATCAAGGGAGGGGACAGAGGCGTATATTCGGATTATTCACAGGCTTTCATTTTAAAGAAGGTTCTATATCCTACAGGCGGCTCATCGTCATTTACTTATGAAAATAATACGATATGGGATAAGCTGGTGATTCCGCAAAGACAGGCTGTCGAATACGGAACGATCAACAATTATTATGACAATACTCAGAATGAGTATGACATAATTACAAAAATAACTCCTTCAAACGAGTATTTTTATTTCGATGTAGATCCTTCAAGTAATTCTGAGGAACTTTGGTGTGAGTTCAGAAATTCATGTTCAAACGAGATTCCCAATCAAATTCCTGAAAATGGAAGCAGTTCCGGGTTTGCTTATTTAGACGAGTTGATAAATAATCAATGGAAAACAGTGGCTACGTTCAGCGGTCAGGATGGCGAGGCACAATTAACAGATCCAAATTTTTTTCTCCATCCGCAAGCTCCTAAAAGGATCAGAACGGTCAGAAATGGGAATTGTTCTGTTGCATTACGGTTTTATAAAGTGAAAAATATTAAAAACAATAACCAGAATAATCCTGTTGGAGGAGTGAGAATAAAAAGTGTTGAAGATTTTGACGGCTCAATAACCTATACAAAACGACAGTTTGAATATTACAATCCTAATCTTTCAGGGAAAAGATCTTCCGCCTATTTTGCGTCTCCTTTAGAATTTGTGAAAGGTACCTATAAAGTGATCCGAAATACGGGATATGATCATGATATTCTCTGTAATCCTTATGTACTCAGCGCAGATCAGGCAATTAATTCAAGCTTATCGGGAAAAGATGTGGTAAATTATGAATATGTCACCGAACATACATTGGGAAAAGGAAAAAAATTATTCAAATATAGCTATACCGATAATCCTATGGATATTACCAGTCTTGACGGCAATGGATTTAATCCTTATAAGCTGAGTAATACCAGCCTTCTCAGTGAAACCAGCTATAGCCTGAATGCAAACAACCCGTTAAGAGAGGTGATTTACAGCTATACTCCGACTTATTTTAAAAATGCATTGTCAAGTAATTATTCATCTGGCAATGGGGGACAGGTGATCCCTTCTACGATCATGGGAATATACCTAATGTGGAAAGGTGGGCCTACTATACAGACTGCATGGTATACAACAAAAATACTGGCACATTACCCTATAGAATCAGGGAAGTTTTTATTAGATGAAGTCACTACAAAAGATTATATTAATGGAAAGATCCTCACTTCAAAAGTAAATAATGAGTACTCTATAAATGATATTCAAAAACCAATTAATCTTTTGAAGCAAATCAATATTCTCACTCATAATGAACCTATTGAGACCATTTACAGCTATGCCCATGAAAAAGGAAACCAGCTGATGATTGAAAAAAATATGATAGGCATTCCCTTGGAAACTACTGTAAAGCAGACTATAAATGGAATGACCAAAACATTGTCTAAGACAGAAACCATTTATCCTTCATCGTTGCCGCATGCGGTAGCCGGAAACCTTGTGCTGCCATTGTCACTTCAGTCTTATGATATACAGAACCCGTCAGCAGCACATACAGAAGTTACCTATGACCGATACGACAGCAAAGGAAATATTCTGCAGTATACCACCAAAGACGGCATTTCCACCGCCATCATTTGGGGATACAACAGTACCCAGCCGATCGCTAAAATAGAAGGCATTAAATACACCGATATTCCATCCTCTTTAGTGACCGGTATCATCACCGCGTCAGACAATGACAATATTCCCCCTCAGGGCGTATCGGCAGAACAGGCTGAGCTGAATCTCTTGGCGGCACTGGACAGTTTCAGGAATCATGCTTCATTAACCGGCTATCAGATCACCACTTACAGCTACGATCCATTAATCGGGGTGAAAAGCATTACGCCACCGTCAGGAATCCGGGAAGTATACCTGTATGATGCGGCGAACAGGCTGAAAGAAGTAAGAGAACACAGCCCGGGCGGGAGAATCATCAAAGAATACCAATACCACTATAAAAACTAA
- a CDS encoding RHS repeat-associated core domain-containing protein has protein sequence MYNYGARMYMPDLCRWGVIDPLAEKFFDFTGYNYVLNNPIKFVDKDGIRIKAKGLVGQLRFYRDGNKDDQYQAYHQSIKEYTSQVEDDMFNLFHYTANNAKNVEFSLIDFNLEKKRYLALQTYNDSGFSPGSGQIGKDVSTNAEYHNHPFKTKYEEDYTELNSMGSRGNGVYYGPGGDYRNTVDYNVNYPNYVFFPKSTNLYNVTKTGVYLIKKINNDSKNFKK, from the coding sequence ATGTATAACTATGGAGCCAGAATGTATATGCCTGACTTATGCAGGTGGGGTGTGATTGATCCGCTCGCGGAGAAATTCTTTGATTTTACAGGTTATAATTATGTTTTAAATAATCCTATAAAATTTGTTGATAAAGATGGAATAAGAATAAAGGCTAAGGGTTTAGTAGGTCAATTAAGGTTTTATAGAGATGGTAACAAAGATGATCAATATCAAGCATATCATCAATCTATAAAAGAATATACTTCTCAAGTGGAAGACGATATGTTTAATTTATTTCATTATACAGCCAATAATGCTAAAAATGTTGAGTTCTCACTTATAGATTTTAATTTGGAAAAAAAGAGATATTTGGCTTTACAGACTTATAATGATTCTGGTTTTTCACCAGGGTCGGGTCAGATAGGAAAAGATGTTAGCACTAACGCTGAATATCATAATCACCCTTTTAAAACAAAGTACGAAGAAGATTACACGGAACTGAACTCTATGGGATCTAGGGGAAACGGAGTATATTATGGTCCTGGAGGAGATTATAGAAACACTGTAGATTATAATGTTAATTATCCTAATTATGTATTTTTTCCAAAATCTACAAATCTTTATAATGTAACTAAAACTGGTGTTTATTTGATAAAGAAAATTAATAACGATAGCAAAAATTTTAAAAAATGA
- a CDS encoding DUF6882 domain-containing protein, producing the protein MGLFNNIFGQPDNQNSDSSQGVQPEQAACKTEQELLERYGAIAFDKQMDFGEVIGDNNWNVDIGQGIISFGEDLTFPMQILGTFSHSSQTWLWAWANTQSNLPENIIRQSLQLKKYGEENGIDLLSTDTFDFSTEELHLIGMTASGMFDASGYYIADYGQGAMVVTVKSDTINQARTSDHLRIFTAFPQLISQFEVNHKNTFKNYLVFKGYQVTENENSVEGTQNGNSVIGEFDDLSRLTNLKG; encoded by the coding sequence ATGGGATTATTTAACAACATTTTCGGACAGCCGGACAACCAAAATTCTGATAGCTCTCAAGGAGTACAGCCAGAACAGGCTGCTTGCAAAACAGAGCAGGAGCTTCTTGAACGTTATGGAGCAATAGCCTTTGATAAACAGATGGATTTTGGAGAAGTAATCGGAGATAATAACTGGAATGTGGACATTGGTCAGGGAATCATCAGTTTTGGTGAAGATCTTACTTTTCCGATGCAAATACTTGGAACTTTTTCCCATTCATCGCAAACCTGGCTTTGGGCATGGGCGAATACACAATCCAATCTTCCTGAAAATATAATCAGGCAGTCTCTTCAGCTTAAAAAATATGGTGAAGAGAACGGAATTGACCTTCTGAGCACTGATACCTTTGATTTTTCAACAGAGGAACTGCACCTTATAGGCATGACTGCATCGGGAATGTTTGATGCGAGCGGTTATTATATTGCAGATTACGGCCAGGGTGCCATGGTGGTAACTGTGAAAAGTGATACAATAAACCAGGCCCGAACCAGTGATCATCTCCGGATCTTTACTGCTTTCCCGCAACTGATCTCACAGTTTGAAGTGAACCATAAAAATACCTTCAAGAACTATCTGGTCTTTAAAGGATATCAGGTAACCGAAAATGAAAATTCTGTAGAAGGAACGCAAAACGGAAATTCTGTAATCGGAGAGTTTGATGATTTATCAAGGCTGACTAATCTGAAAGGGTAG
- a CDS encoding DUF4259 domain-containing protein, with product MGAWGYKALESDEGLDVVDFIRDYAETKYPGNVQIDLKLSEVINALKEADFFGKTWAEIDFFYDHSAMALAELYLMFKETGELDYPDEENETRDLKKRIQSFTGDTASFDFLLGYLTDIKNGVPDEDGEREIVELWKDSDVYNEWEENLTGLIAGLKAENN from the coding sequence ATGGGAGCATGGGGATATAAAGCACTGGAAAGCGATGAAGGACTGGATGTTGTTGATTTTATCAGAGACTATGCCGAAACAAAATATCCGGGGAATGTTCAGATCGATCTGAAACTTTCAGAAGTGATCAATGCTTTGAAAGAAGCTGATTTCTTTGGAAAAACATGGGCTGAAATAGACTTTTTTTATGATCATTCAGCGATGGCACTTGCAGAATTATACCTTATGTTTAAAGAAACAGGAGAGTTGGACTATCCGGATGAAGAAAATGAAACACGGGATCTTAAAAAACGAATTCAATCATTTACTGGAGACACCGCATCCTTTGATTTTCTGCTTGGGTATCTGACTGATATTAAAAATGGAGTCCCTGATGAAGACGGAGAACGGGAAATTGTAGAACTCTGGAAAGATTCTGATGTATACAATGAATGGGAAGAAAATTTAACCGGTTTAATTGCCGGACTTAAAGCAGAGAATAACTAA
- a CDS encoding DUF6443 domain-containing protein, producing the protein MKKYIIPIGTLLLSGLAHGQLTDTENYVQSKTYLDYNGTQPSKTLETVQYVDGLGRPKQVVNVKASPLGRDVVTHITYDEFGRQIKEYLPIPQAGTLNGAIVPNPLANASSTPYGSEKIYAEKVLENSPLDRILEQKQVGTAWAGKPVKFEYDASEDGEVRKYTVTTTWVNGATQSEFSSVESYGAAQLYKNTIIDEDGNKTIEFKNGKGQTILVRKMLNKIKNTDTYYVYNEYDQLAFVLPPLASGAASLDEATLKNLCYQYRYDGRNRLVEKKLPGKDWEYMVYDKSDRLILTQDAGMRTQGKWLMTKYDQFGRTILTGIIAAGERPALQNLIKDLIITESRSTAGYVKSGMSVYYSNNYFPSDTQTVLSINYYDTYPQYSFNPSFPSSIEGETVLTDTPSTEGRSTKGLAVMSLVKNIEDDNWTKSYSYYDTKGRVISTHSINHLGGYTHNESKLDFAGAVQKAVTKHKRLSTDTERVVTETFTYDHQNRQLVHKHQVDSNPEEILSQNSYNELSQLETKKVGGTSVGSPLQTINYQYNIRGWMTQINDPANLGNDLFGYKINYNQVEGMETPNSNYSTLKVRPKFNGNITEVSWKTLTEENEPLKRYGYVYDPLNRLLAGFYQKQGNETANEYFEMPEYDLNGNITKLKRSAALQTGNTAAVVIDDLRYDYTGNKLTKITDLQQNPSGYPYLASPGTIGYDNDNGSGNGNMTSHPDKGISSIQYNYLNLPKQITQNTKVTNYTYRADGVKVKKFFGDIETNYLDGFQYKSTKPSEAGTGGIILPDPNEVAEMKLRIIPTSEGYYDALNGQYIYNYTDHLGNVRLSYTDTNKDGFIQPRQYRWVQCDGPWNPLNPPNCIDGWKPGEIVEVNNYYPFGLLHNYTVTTQNAYQYKFQGQELQETGFYSFKWRNYMPDVARFFNIDPLAEKYPTWAPYVFSGNRVIDARELEGLEPHSIHKSYKEAGENFGKQYNNMSIRMNGEIGTRFYKGVNSDGTTYYSYTTPISAGPNSGAVNSNLAEDPPKGTVQVGISHTHGRADEIEYGIGQDAPSNYGPQMGDIAESVKASKENPNFEGDMVTTPGGYLFIYGPGTQNGTNDRKMKPDSTSMPKDPNSKKNPTNKNTERITPQVLPTGETEDNYIQDNLK; encoded by the coding sequence ATGAAAAAATACATTATCCCGATAGGTACCCTGCTGCTCTCTGGCTTAGCCCATGGCCAGCTTACCGATACAGAAAATTACGTCCAGTCCAAGACCTACCTTGATTATAACGGAACCCAGCCTTCCAAAACATTAGAAACCGTTCAGTATGTTGATGGTCTTGGAAGGCCCAAACAGGTTGTTAATGTAAAAGCTTCTCCTCTGGGAAGAGATGTGGTTACCCATATCACGTATGATGAGTTTGGAAGGCAGATTAAAGAATACCTTCCCATTCCCCAGGCAGGAACCTTAAACGGTGCTATTGTTCCCAATCCACTGGCTAATGCTTCAAGTACACCTTATGGCTCAGAAAAGATCTATGCTGAGAAAGTCCTGGAAAACTCACCTTTAGACCGTATTCTTGAACAGAAGCAGGTAGGAACAGCATGGGCAGGAAAACCTGTGAAATTTGAGTATGATGCTTCTGAAGACGGAGAGGTAAGGAAATATACCGTCACCACAACCTGGGTAAACGGAGCTACCCAATCAGAGTTCAGTTCTGTAGAAAGCTATGGTGCTGCACAGTTGTATAAAAACACAATTATTGATGAAGACGGCAATAAGACCATCGAATTCAAGAATGGAAAAGGCCAGACCATTTTAGTCAGAAAAATGCTCAACAAAATCAAAAATACAGACACTTACTATGTTTATAATGAATATGATCAGTTGGCTTTTGTTCTTCCACCATTAGCTTCCGGAGCGGCATCGCTGGATGAAGCCACGCTCAAAAATCTTTGCTATCAGTACCGTTATGACGGTAGAAACCGTTTGGTTGAGAAGAAACTTCCGGGAAAAGATTGGGAATATATGGTGTATGACAAGTCAGACCGTTTGATTCTTACCCAGGATGCAGGGATGAGAACGCAAGGTAAATGGTTGATGACTAAATATGACCAGTTTGGAAGAACTATTCTTACTGGAATAATTGCAGCAGGAGAAAGACCAGCCCTTCAAAATCTGATCAAAGATTTAATAATTACAGAATCCCGAAGTACAGCAGGTTATGTTAAAAGTGGGATGTCTGTTTACTATTCCAATAATTATTTCCCATCTGACACACAGACTGTGTTAAGTATCAATTATTATGATACTTATCCCCAGTATAGCTTCAATCCTTCTTTCCCATCAAGCATTGAAGGGGAAACAGTCTTAACAGATACCCCTTCTACAGAGGGAAGAAGCACGAAAGGCCTTGCCGTAATGAGCCTGGTTAAGAACATTGAAGACGATAACTGGACCAAAAGCTACTCTTATTATGATACCAAAGGAAGAGTAATTAGCACTCATTCCATCAATCATTTGGGAGGTTATACTCACAATGAATCCAAACTTGATTTCGCAGGAGCTGTACAGAAAGCTGTGACAAAGCATAAAAGACTGAGTACAGATACCGAGAGAGTGGTTACTGAAACCTTTACGTATGACCACCAGAACAGACAGCTCGTTCATAAGCATCAAGTAGACAGTAATCCGGAAGAGATTCTGTCGCAAAACAGCTACAATGAACTCTCCCAATTGGAAACCAAGAAGGTTGGAGGAACCAGTGTGGGATCACCATTACAAACCATCAACTATCAGTATAACATCAGGGGCTGGATGACACAAATTAACGATCCTGCGAATTTGGGAAATGATCTGTTTGGTTATAAAATCAATTACAACCAAGTTGAAGGAATGGAAACCCCGAACAGTAACTATAGCACCTTAAAAGTAAGACCTAAATTCAACGGAAATATTACGGAAGTATCTTGGAAAACTTTAACGGAAGAAAATGAACCGTTAAAAAGATACGGTTATGTTTATGATCCATTAAACCGTCTTTTAGCAGGATTTTACCAGAAACAAGGCAATGAGACAGCCAATGAATATTTTGAAATGCCAGAGTACGACCTGAATGGAAATATCACAAAGCTGAAAAGATCAGCTGCCCTCCAAACAGGAAATACAGCTGCTGTTGTGATTGATGATTTAAGATATGATTATACAGGCAATAAGCTGACTAAAATAACCGATTTGCAGCAGAATCCATCAGGCTATCCATACCTTGCCAGCCCTGGTACAATAGGATATGACAATGATAATGGCAGCGGCAATGGGAATATGACCAGCCATCCGGATAAGGGAATTTCTTCAATTCAGTATAATTATTTAAATTTACCTAAGCAGATTACCCAGAATACCAAAGTAACCAACTACACCTACAGGGCAGATGGAGTAAAAGTAAAGAAGTTCTTTGGAGATATAGAAACCAATTATCTGGATGGATTCCAGTATAAAAGTACCAAGCCATCAGAAGCAGGAACAGGTGGAATTATATTACCTGATCCAAATGAAGTTGCGGAGATGAAACTCAGAATCATTCCTACCTCAGAAGGTTATTATGATGCACTTAACGGCCAGTACATTTATAATTATACCGATCATTTAGGAAATGTAAGATTAAGCTACACGGATACCAACAAGGACGGATTCATTCAGCCAAGACAATACCGTTGGGTGCAATGTGACGGACCTTGGAACCCTTTAAATCCACCCAATTGTATTGATGGTTGGAAACCGGGAGAGATTGTGGAAGTGAATAATTATTATCCTTTTGGATTGCTGCATAATTACACCGTAACCACACAGAATGCTTACCAATACAAGTTTCAAGGACAAGAGTTGCAGGAGACTGGTTTTTATAGTTTTAAGTGGAGGAATTATATGCCCGATGTAGCGCGTTTCTTTAATATTGATCCACTAGCAGAAAAATACCCAACTTGGGCTCCTTATGTTTTTAGTGGAAATAGAGTAATCGACGCAAGGGAGCTTGAAGGATTAGAGCCACATTCTATACATAAATCATATAAAGAAGCTGGAGAAAACTTTGGAAAGCAATATAATAATATGTCTATCAGAATGAATGGTGAAATTGGAACTAGATTTTATAAAGGTGTAAATTCTGATGGAACTACTTACTATTCATATACTACGCCAATATCAGCAGGCCCAAATTCAGGTGCTGTAAACTCTAATCTTGCAGAAGATCCACCAAAGGGTACAGTTCAGGTTGGAATAAGCCACACACATGGTAGAGCAGATGAAATAGAATATGGTATTGGTCAAGATGCTCCTTCAAATTACGGACCCCAAATGGGAGATATTGCAGAGTCTGTAAAGGCTTCCAAAGAAAATCCAAATTTTGAAGGAGATATGGTTACAACTCCTGGAGGTTACTTGTTTATATATGGACCCGGAACCCAAAATGGAACTAATGATAGAAAAATGAAACCGGATTCTACTAGCATGCCAAAAGACCCAAACTCAAAAAAGAATCCAACAAATAAAAATACTGAAAGAATAACTCCTCAAGTGCTTCCAACAGGAGAAACAGAAGATAATTATATTCAGGACAACCTAAAATAA